CGGTACGCCGCGTGTAGGGTGCAGCGATATCAGGCAATCGGTCAGTGAAGGTTCGCCGCTGACATTCCCGGTGTCTGCATTGCCACCGGCTCAGGGTGAGCTGAACGTTCACCACCTGCCCCTGAACCGAAAGGTCTTGAAGAGTGCGCTTGCGCCAACCGTGCCGATGACGACTTCGCATACAGCAATCCGGACACGTTCCGACTGGCTTCGCGACCGCGGAAACGGCCCATTTGCCGTCGTTTTGGAGTGAGATGCCCAGAACATTGACCCCTGGGCCGGGTGACCATTTCGATTTCGTGCGCATTCCCGCAGGTAGCAAATGCGATGCCTACAACCTGTTAACCACACAAAGTGAGGAAGAACCTTTAAATGCAAGAATGCGGTGGTTTTGCCCGAGTTAGGCACTTAATCGTGAGAATCCCTGCAGCCAGATTCTCAAATTAACTGCATTTGCCTAGAAGCTCGCAGCGTGCCGGCTTGAGCTATCATGTTCTCTGCGGCGTCAGAGAATCGGGCCCGGTTGTCGCCCATCATGTGCCCACGCAGCATCCGGAGCATTTCCGGGCCGGCGCGCTCGACGATCGCAACGCCGGCCAGCAGAGCCGGCCGCATATCAAGCGGCAGGATCGGCTTTGCAGGTGTGGGCAGATTCTGCAATTGCTTGGCAACGACATGGTCGAGATCGGGAATGATGGCGCCGAGCACCCGGTAGCGCCAAAGCTCATGCTCGCGCGGTAGGGGCCAGATCACTCGCCGCATCAACAGAAGCCGGGCGATTTCGGTCGCCGATGTCCAGGTTCGAATACCGCGTTCGGCTTCGTCGTCGAGCAGCTTTTCACCCCGCAGAGCCGCACGGTGATTTTGCCGGAAAGGGGAGGGAAGTTCATCTTTGCCGAACCCTCGTAGTAGTGTTCCGCAATGCGCGCAGGTAATCCGCCACCCCAGCAGCTGGTTTCGCAGGATTGGCGCTGGTTCCGCGCTACCGGGGCTGCAACGTGCACAGGTCTGTGCCGGCCTCGCGGCGATTAGTCGATGCGACGACTTCGGCACATTGATGAAGGTCATTCGACGTAAAACAGCCGGTTTGGCGGCGAAAATACTGGCGAGGCGGACTTCCTGATCGCCGCTCAGATGGAGATCGACTGCTCGCAATGAGGAGGCCTCCGGCAGGCAATGCTGGAGCATGACGAGCGGCGGGACCGCGTAGAAGGCGGCATGGCGACTGATCCAGGACGACAGAAGCTCGTCAGGGTAGGGCGGCAATCTCACCGGCAACTGCCGTGGCGGCGCGGTCTCCGTCATGCGAACGCCGCCTCGGCCTCGAACTCCGGCTCCCAGTTTTCGACAGCTTCGTCTGCAATATGCTCTTGTCCGCGTTCGATGGCGTCAACCGCGAGATCGTTGATCATGTGGAAGATGCTGGCGGTAATGCCCTCGGTTATCTGCAGAATCCGTCGCAGTGATTTCGGCGTGAGAACCGAGGGTCGACGCAGTGGCGTATTGCGCAGGATCGACGCCACCAGCGTCTCGAACTGCTCGTTCGCCGCCCACCTGCTCAAGGTGAACTGCTCAAACCGGCGTGCAAGCTGGACGTCGCCACCGATCGCCTCGCGCGCCTCGTTAACGCCGAAGCAGACCAGGGAGATCTGCAGACGATTGCTGAGGAAACGCAGCGTGTTCAGGACAATGCGCTGCTCGCGATAGGATCCGGCGAGAATGTTGTGCACTTCGTCGATCACCAGCACCTGAACACGAATGGCCTCCATGATGCGTAGCGCCGCTTGTTCCATCTGGGCGATGTCGGCGCGTGGCCTTTGTGGTGCGCCGAGAAGGGTGAGCAGTTCGGCGTAGAACCGCCGCTCGCCGGGCCGGCTCGTCATCTCCATGGCCAGAACGGGTGTCTTCAGCGTACCCGTCACCGGGTTGAAGCACGGCGGGTGTTCGTCCCGGAACCGCTTCATCATCATGGTCTTGCCCATGCCACTGTCGCCATAGATCGCGACAGAAGGCATGCGTGTGCCGCGTGGATGGTCGAGGAGCCGGCTCAGCCGATCGAGCGCCTGCTTGGCACGTGGGTA
The genomic region above belongs to Mesorhizobium sp. J428 and contains:
- a CDS encoding TniQ family protein — encoded protein: MTETAPPRQLPVRLPPYPDELLSSWISRHAAFYAVPPLVMLQHCLPEASSLRAVDLHLSGDQEVRLASIFAAKPAVLRRMTFINVPKSSHRLIAARPAQTCARCSPGSAEPAPILRNQLLGWRITCAHCGTLLRGFGKDELPSPFRQNHRAALRGEKLLDDEAERGIRTWTSATEIARLLLMRRVIWPLPREHELWRYRVLGAIIPDLDHVVAKQLQNLPTPAKPILPLDMRPALLAGVAIVERAGPEMLRMLRGHMMGDNRARFSDAAENMIAQAGTLRASRQMQLI
- a CDS encoding TniB family NTP-binding protein; this translates as MSDQISHLTAGAGALLAEPDERRIRAIRSRRWVLYPRAKQALDRLSRLLDHPRGTRMPSVAIYGDSGMGKTMMMKRFRDEHPPCFNPVTGTLKTPVLAMEMTSRPGERRFYAELLTLLGAPQRPRADIAQMEQAALRIMEAIRVQVLVIDEVHNILAGSYREQRIVLNTLRFLSNRLQISLVCFGVNEAREAIGGDVQLARRFEQFTLSRWAANEQFETLVASILRNTPLRRPSVLTPKSLRRILQITEGITASIFHMINDLAVDAIERGQEHIADEAVENWEPEFEAEAAFA